In Emys orbicularis isolate rEmyOrb1 chromosome 16, rEmyOrb1.hap1, whole genome shotgun sequence, a genomic segment contains:
- the PATZ1 gene encoding POZ-, AT hook-, and zinc finger-containing protein 1 isoform X2 yields the protein MERVSEAAACGPSSGCYTYQVSRHSADMLHSLNQQRKNGGRFCDVLLRVGDESFPAHRAVLAACSEYFESVFSAQLGEGAGGGAEGGAAEAGAGGGGVAAGGRELEMHTISSKVFGDILDFAYTSRIVVRLESFPELMTAAKFLLMRSVIDICQEVIKQSNVQILVPPARPDIMLFRPSAADLGFPLDMTNGAGLAPNGNGIAGMPEDEATRAALTAAQSSLPVLQGVDRLPMVAGPLSPPLLASPFQNVGTSAPTLGTKRGRGRPRKANVLDSMMFGTPGGLREAGILPCGLCGKVFTDANRLRQHEAQHGVTSLQLGYIDIPPPRLGENGVPGQDDPDAPRKRSRTRKQVACEICGKIFRDVYHLNRHKLSHSGEKPYSCPVCGLRFKRKDRMSYHVRSHDGSVGKPYICQSCGKGFSRPDHLNGHIKQVHTSERPHKCQTCNASFATRDRLRSHLACHEDKVPCQVCGKYLRAAYMADHLKKHSEGPSNFCTICNRGFSSASYLKVHVKTHHGVPLPQVSRHQEPIPNGGAAFHCVRTYGIKEGQKCSHSDPIESSDSYGDLSDASDLKTPEKQSANGSFSCDMAVTKNKMEPEGEKKYPCPECGSFFRSKSYLNKHIQKVHVRALGGPLGDLGPALGSPFSPQQNMSLLESFGFQIVQSAFASSLVDPEVDQQPMGPEGK from the exons ATGGAGCGGGTGAGCGAGGCCGCCGCCTGCGGCCCGTCGTCGGGCTGCTACACCTACCAGGTGAGCCGCCACAGCGCCGACATGCTGCACAGCCTCAACCAGCAGCGCAAGAACGGCGGCCGCTTCTGCGACGTGCTGCTGCGGGTGGGCGACGAGAGCTTCCCCGCGCACCGGGCCGTGCTGGCCGCCTGCAGCGAGTACTTCGAGTCGGTCTTCAGCGCGCAGCTGGGCGAGGGGGCCGGCGGGGGCGCGGAAGGGGGCGCCGCggaggccggggccggcggcgGCGGGGTGGCCGCGGGCGGGCGGGAGCTGGAGATGCACACCATCAGCTCCAAGGTCTTCGGGGACATCCTGGACTTCGCCTACACCTCGCGCATCGTGGTGCGGCTGGAGAGCTTCCCCGAGCTCATGACGGCCGCCAAGTTCCTGCTCATGCGCTCCGTCATTGACATCTGCCAGGAGGTCATCAAACAGTCCAACGTGCAGATCCTGgtgccccccgcccgccccgacATCATGCTCTTCCGCCCCAGCGCCGCCGACCTGGGCTTCCCCCTCGACATGACCAACGGGGCCGGCCTGGCGCCCAATGGCAACGGCATCGCCGGCATGCCCGAAGACGAGGCTACGCGGGCCGCCCTCACCGCCGCCCAGTCCTCCTTGCCCGTCCTGCAAGGCGTCGACCGTCTGCCCATGGTGGCGGGACCCTTGTCACCACCCCTACTGGCGTCGCCTTTCCAGAACGTGGGGACCAGTGCCCCCACTTTGGGCACCAAGAGGGGCAGGGGGCGTCCCCGCAAAGCAAACGTCTTGGACTCCATGATGTTTGGTACCCCAGGGGGTCTGCGAGAGGCTGGCATCCTTCCTTGTGGCCTCTGTGGGAAAGTGTTTACAGACGCCAATCGTCTGCGGCAGCATGAGGCTCAGCATGGGGTGACCAGCTTACAGTTGGGTTACATAGACATCCCACCGCCAAGGCTTGGTGAAAACGGGGTGCCTGGTCAGGATGATCCTGATGCCCCCCGAAAGAGGAGTAGGACAAGGAAGCAGGTGGCCTGTGAGATCTGTGGCAAGATTTTTCGGGACGTGTACCACCTGAACCGGCACAAGCTGTCGCACTCCGGCGAGAAGCCATATTCTTGTCCAGTGTGTGGGCTACGGTTCAAGCGGAAAGACAGGATGTCCTATCACGTTCGGTCTCACGATGGCTCTGTGGGAAAGCCCTACATCTGCCAGAGCTGTGGAAAAGGCTTCTCCAG GCCAGACCACTTGAATGGGCACATCAAACAGGTGCACACGTCGGAGAGACCTCATAAGTGTCAG ACCTGTAATGCTTCCTTTGCCACCCGTGACCGACTGCGCTCACACTTAGCATGCCATGAAGACAAAGTTCCATGCCAGGTGTGTGGAAAGTACTTGCGGGCAGCATATATGGCAGATCATTTGAAGAAACATAGCGAAGGACCAAGCAACTTCTGCACTATCTGTAACCGAG GTTTCTCCTCTGCCTCCTACTTAAAGGTCCATGTTAAAACCCACCACGGTGTTCCCCTTCCCCAGGTCTCCAGGCACCAGGAGCCCATCCCGAATGGGGGAGCAGCGTTCCACTGCGTCAGGACCTATGGCATCAAAG AAGGCCAGAAATGCTCACATTCGGACCCGATTGAGAGTTCTGATTCCTACGGCGACCTCTCTGATGCTAGTGACCTCAAGACTCCTGAGAAACAGAGTGCCAATGGGTCCTTCTCCTGTGATATGGCAGTcaccaaaaacaaaatggagccGGAGGGAGAGAAGAAGTACCCCTGCCCTGAATGTGGCAGCTTTTTCAGATCCAAGTCTTATCTGAACAAACATATACAGAAAGTTCACGTCAGAGCCCTTGGGGGCCCATTGGGGGACCTGGGTCCTGCTCTAGGGTCCCCCTTTTCACCCCAACAGAACATGTCTCTTCTGGAGTCATTTGGGTTTCAGATCGTCCAGTCAGCATTTGCATCATCCCTGGTGGATCCAGAGGTCGACCAGCAACCAATGGGGCCAGAGGGGAAATGA
- the PATZ1 gene encoding POZ-, AT hook-, and zinc finger-containing protein 1 isoform X4 produces MERVSEAAACGPSSGCYTYQVSRHSADMLHSLNQQRKNGGRFCDVLLRVGDESFPAHRAVLAACSEYFESVFSAQLGEGAGGGAEGGAAEAGAGGGGVAAGGRELEMHTISSKVFGDILDFAYTSRIVVRLESFPELMTAAKFLLMRSVIDICQEVIKQSNVQILVPPARPDIMLFRPSAADLGFPLDMTNGAGLAPNGNGIAGMPEDEATRAALTAAQSSLPVLQGVDRLPMVAGPLSPPLLASPFQNVGTSAPTLGTKRGRGRPRKANVLDSMMFGTPGGLREAGILPCGLCGKVFTDANRLRQHEAQHGVTSLQLGYIDIPPPRLGENGVPGQDDPDAPRKRSRTRKQVACEICGKIFRDVYHLNRHKLSHSGEKPYSCPVCGLRFKRKDRMSYHVRSHDGSVGKPYICQSCGKGFSRPDHLNGHIKQVHTSERPHKCQTCNASFATRDRLRSHLACHEDKVPCQVCGKYLRAAYMADHLKKHSEGPSNFCTICNRGLQAPGAHPEWGSSVPLRQDLWHQRRPEMLTFGPD; encoded by the exons ATGGAGCGGGTGAGCGAGGCCGCCGCCTGCGGCCCGTCGTCGGGCTGCTACACCTACCAGGTGAGCCGCCACAGCGCCGACATGCTGCACAGCCTCAACCAGCAGCGCAAGAACGGCGGCCGCTTCTGCGACGTGCTGCTGCGGGTGGGCGACGAGAGCTTCCCCGCGCACCGGGCCGTGCTGGCCGCCTGCAGCGAGTACTTCGAGTCGGTCTTCAGCGCGCAGCTGGGCGAGGGGGCCGGCGGGGGCGCGGAAGGGGGCGCCGCggaggccggggccggcggcgGCGGGGTGGCCGCGGGCGGGCGGGAGCTGGAGATGCACACCATCAGCTCCAAGGTCTTCGGGGACATCCTGGACTTCGCCTACACCTCGCGCATCGTGGTGCGGCTGGAGAGCTTCCCCGAGCTCATGACGGCCGCCAAGTTCCTGCTCATGCGCTCCGTCATTGACATCTGCCAGGAGGTCATCAAACAGTCCAACGTGCAGATCCTGgtgccccccgcccgccccgacATCATGCTCTTCCGCCCCAGCGCCGCCGACCTGGGCTTCCCCCTCGACATGACCAACGGGGCCGGCCTGGCGCCCAATGGCAACGGCATCGCCGGCATGCCCGAAGACGAGGCTACGCGGGCCGCCCTCACCGCCGCCCAGTCCTCCTTGCCCGTCCTGCAAGGCGTCGACCGTCTGCCCATGGTGGCGGGACCCTTGTCACCACCCCTACTGGCGTCGCCTTTCCAGAACGTGGGGACCAGTGCCCCCACTTTGGGCACCAAGAGGGGCAGGGGGCGTCCCCGCAAAGCAAACGTCTTGGACTCCATGATGTTTGGTACCCCAGGGGGTCTGCGAGAGGCTGGCATCCTTCCTTGTGGCCTCTGTGGGAAAGTGTTTACAGACGCCAATCGTCTGCGGCAGCATGAGGCTCAGCATGGGGTGACCAGCTTACAGTTGGGTTACATAGACATCCCACCGCCAAGGCTTGGTGAAAACGGGGTGCCTGGTCAGGATGATCCTGATGCCCCCCGAAAGAGGAGTAGGACAAGGAAGCAGGTGGCCTGTGAGATCTGTGGCAAGATTTTTCGGGACGTGTACCACCTGAACCGGCACAAGCTGTCGCACTCCGGCGAGAAGCCATATTCTTGTCCAGTGTGTGGGCTACGGTTCAAGCGGAAAGACAGGATGTCCTATCACGTTCGGTCTCACGATGGCTCTGTGGGAAAGCCCTACATCTGCCAGAGCTGTGGAAAAGGCTTCTCCAG GCCAGACCACTTGAATGGGCACATCAAACAGGTGCACACGTCGGAGAGACCTCATAAGTGTCAG ACCTGTAATGCTTCCTTTGCCACCCGTGACCGACTGCGCTCACACTTAGCATGCCATGAAGACAAAGTTCCATGCCAGGTGTGTGGAAAGTACTTGCGGGCAGCATATATGGCAGATCATTTGAAGAAACATAGCGAAGGACCAAGCAACTTCTGCACTATCTGTAACCGAG GTCTCCAGGCACCAGGAGCCCATCCCGAATGGGGGAGCAGCGTTCCACTGCGTCAGGACCTATGGCATCAAAG AAGGCCAGAAATGCTCACATTCGGACCCGATTGA
- the PATZ1 gene encoding POZ-, AT hook-, and zinc finger-containing protein 1 isoform X3, whose amino-acid sequence MERVSEAAACGPSSGCYTYQVSRHSADMLHSLNQQRKNGGRFCDVLLRVGDESFPAHRAVLAACSEYFESVFSAQLGEGAGGGAEGGAAEAGAGGGGVAAGGRELEMHTISSKVFGDILDFAYTSRIVVRLESFPELMTAAKFLLMRSVIDICQEVIKQSNVQILVPPARPDIMLFRPSAADLGFPLDMTNGAGLAPNGNGIAGMPEDEATRAALTAAQSSLPVLQGVDRLPMVAGPLSPPLLASPFQNVGTSAPTLGTKRGRGRPRKANVLDSMMFGTPGGLREAGILPCGLCGKVFTDANRLRQHEAQHGVTSLQLGYIDIPPPRLGENGVPGQDDPDAPRKRSRTRKQVACEICGKIFRDVYHLNRHKLSHSGEKPYSCPVCGLRFKRKDRMSYHVRSHDGSVGKPYICQSCGKGFSRPDHLNGHIKQVHTSERPHKCQTCNASFATRDRLRSHLACHEDKVPCQVCGKYLRAAYMADHLKKHSEGPSNFCTICNREGQKCSHSDPIESSDSYGDLSDASDLKTPEKQSANGSFSCDMAVTKNKMEPEGEKKYPCPECGSFFRSKSYLNKHIQKVHVRALGGPLGDLGPALGSPFSPQQNMSLLESFGFQIVQSAFASSLVDPEVDQQPMGPEGK is encoded by the exons ATGGAGCGGGTGAGCGAGGCCGCCGCCTGCGGCCCGTCGTCGGGCTGCTACACCTACCAGGTGAGCCGCCACAGCGCCGACATGCTGCACAGCCTCAACCAGCAGCGCAAGAACGGCGGCCGCTTCTGCGACGTGCTGCTGCGGGTGGGCGACGAGAGCTTCCCCGCGCACCGGGCCGTGCTGGCCGCCTGCAGCGAGTACTTCGAGTCGGTCTTCAGCGCGCAGCTGGGCGAGGGGGCCGGCGGGGGCGCGGAAGGGGGCGCCGCggaggccggggccggcggcgGCGGGGTGGCCGCGGGCGGGCGGGAGCTGGAGATGCACACCATCAGCTCCAAGGTCTTCGGGGACATCCTGGACTTCGCCTACACCTCGCGCATCGTGGTGCGGCTGGAGAGCTTCCCCGAGCTCATGACGGCCGCCAAGTTCCTGCTCATGCGCTCCGTCATTGACATCTGCCAGGAGGTCATCAAACAGTCCAACGTGCAGATCCTGgtgccccccgcccgccccgacATCATGCTCTTCCGCCCCAGCGCCGCCGACCTGGGCTTCCCCCTCGACATGACCAACGGGGCCGGCCTGGCGCCCAATGGCAACGGCATCGCCGGCATGCCCGAAGACGAGGCTACGCGGGCCGCCCTCACCGCCGCCCAGTCCTCCTTGCCCGTCCTGCAAGGCGTCGACCGTCTGCCCATGGTGGCGGGACCCTTGTCACCACCCCTACTGGCGTCGCCTTTCCAGAACGTGGGGACCAGTGCCCCCACTTTGGGCACCAAGAGGGGCAGGGGGCGTCCCCGCAAAGCAAACGTCTTGGACTCCATGATGTTTGGTACCCCAGGGGGTCTGCGAGAGGCTGGCATCCTTCCTTGTGGCCTCTGTGGGAAAGTGTTTACAGACGCCAATCGTCTGCGGCAGCATGAGGCTCAGCATGGGGTGACCAGCTTACAGTTGGGTTACATAGACATCCCACCGCCAAGGCTTGGTGAAAACGGGGTGCCTGGTCAGGATGATCCTGATGCCCCCCGAAAGAGGAGTAGGACAAGGAAGCAGGTGGCCTGTGAGATCTGTGGCAAGATTTTTCGGGACGTGTACCACCTGAACCGGCACAAGCTGTCGCACTCCGGCGAGAAGCCATATTCTTGTCCAGTGTGTGGGCTACGGTTCAAGCGGAAAGACAGGATGTCCTATCACGTTCGGTCTCACGATGGCTCTGTGGGAAAGCCCTACATCTGCCAGAGCTGTGGAAAAGGCTTCTCCAG GCCAGACCACTTGAATGGGCACATCAAACAGGTGCACACGTCGGAGAGACCTCATAAGTGTCAG ACCTGTAATGCTTCCTTTGCCACCCGTGACCGACTGCGCTCACACTTAGCATGCCATGAAGACAAAGTTCCATGCCAGGTGTGTGGAAAGTACTTGCGGGCAGCATATATGGCAGATCATTTGAAGAAACATAGCGAAGGACCAAGCAACTTCTGCACTATCTGTAACCGAG AAGGCCAGAAATGCTCACATTCGGACCCGATTGAGAGTTCTGATTCCTACGGCGACCTCTCTGATGCTAGTGACCTCAAGACTCCTGAGAAACAGAGTGCCAATGGGTCCTTCTCCTGTGATATGGCAGTcaccaaaaacaaaatggagccGGAGGGAGAGAAGAAGTACCCCTGCCCTGAATGTGGCAGCTTTTTCAGATCCAAGTCTTATCTGAACAAACATATACAGAAAGTTCACGTCAGAGCCCTTGGGGGCCCATTGGGGGACCTGGGTCCTGCTCTAGGGTCCCCCTTTTCACCCCAACAGAACATGTCTCTTCTGGAGTCATTTGGGTTTCAGATCGTCCAGTCAGCATTTGCATCATCCCTGGTGGATCCAGAGGTCGACCAGCAACCAATGGGGCCAGAGGGGAAATGA
- the PATZ1 gene encoding POZ-, AT hook-, and zinc finger-containing protein 1 isoform X1: MERVSEAAACGPSSGCYTYQVSRHSADMLHSLNQQRKNGGRFCDVLLRVGDESFPAHRAVLAACSEYFESVFSAQLGEGAGGGAEGGAAEAGAGGGGVAAGGRELEMHTISSKVFGDILDFAYTSRIVVRLESFPELMTAAKFLLMRSVIDICQEVIKQSNVQILVPPARPDIMLFRPSAADLGFPLDMTNGAGLAPNGNGIAGMPEDEATRAALTAAQSSLPVLQGVDRLPMVAGPLSPPLLASPFQNVGTSAPTLGTKRGRGRPRKANVLDSMMFGTPGGLREAGILPCGLCGKVFTDANRLRQHEAQHGVTSLQLGYIDIPPPRLGENGVPGQDDPDAPRKRSRTRKQVACEICGKIFRDVYHLNRHKLSHSGEKPYSCPVCGLRFKRKDRMSYHVRSHDGSVGKPYICQSCGKGFSRPDHLNGHIKQVHTSERPHKCQTPNGEGSPLQSQQENGSHPGISSETSTAIEKLKLQETCNASFATRDRLRSHLACHEDKVPCQVCGKYLRAAYMADHLKKHSEGPSNFCTICNRGFSSASYLKVHVKTHHGVPLPQVSRHQEPIPNGGAAFHCVRTYGIKEGQKCSHSDPIESSDSYGDLSDASDLKTPEKQSANGSFSCDMAVTKNKMEPEGEKKYPCPECGSFFRSKSYLNKHIQKVHVRALGGPLGDLGPALGSPFSPQQNMSLLESFGFQIVQSAFASSLVDPEVDQQPMGPEGK; this comes from the exons ATGGAGCGGGTGAGCGAGGCCGCCGCCTGCGGCCCGTCGTCGGGCTGCTACACCTACCAGGTGAGCCGCCACAGCGCCGACATGCTGCACAGCCTCAACCAGCAGCGCAAGAACGGCGGCCGCTTCTGCGACGTGCTGCTGCGGGTGGGCGACGAGAGCTTCCCCGCGCACCGGGCCGTGCTGGCCGCCTGCAGCGAGTACTTCGAGTCGGTCTTCAGCGCGCAGCTGGGCGAGGGGGCCGGCGGGGGCGCGGAAGGGGGCGCCGCggaggccggggccggcggcgGCGGGGTGGCCGCGGGCGGGCGGGAGCTGGAGATGCACACCATCAGCTCCAAGGTCTTCGGGGACATCCTGGACTTCGCCTACACCTCGCGCATCGTGGTGCGGCTGGAGAGCTTCCCCGAGCTCATGACGGCCGCCAAGTTCCTGCTCATGCGCTCCGTCATTGACATCTGCCAGGAGGTCATCAAACAGTCCAACGTGCAGATCCTGgtgccccccgcccgccccgacATCATGCTCTTCCGCCCCAGCGCCGCCGACCTGGGCTTCCCCCTCGACATGACCAACGGGGCCGGCCTGGCGCCCAATGGCAACGGCATCGCCGGCATGCCCGAAGACGAGGCTACGCGGGCCGCCCTCACCGCCGCCCAGTCCTCCTTGCCCGTCCTGCAAGGCGTCGACCGTCTGCCCATGGTGGCGGGACCCTTGTCACCACCCCTACTGGCGTCGCCTTTCCAGAACGTGGGGACCAGTGCCCCCACTTTGGGCACCAAGAGGGGCAGGGGGCGTCCCCGCAAAGCAAACGTCTTGGACTCCATGATGTTTGGTACCCCAGGGGGTCTGCGAGAGGCTGGCATCCTTCCTTGTGGCCTCTGTGGGAAAGTGTTTACAGACGCCAATCGTCTGCGGCAGCATGAGGCTCAGCATGGGGTGACCAGCTTACAGTTGGGTTACATAGACATCCCACCGCCAAGGCTTGGTGAAAACGGGGTGCCTGGTCAGGATGATCCTGATGCCCCCCGAAAGAGGAGTAGGACAAGGAAGCAGGTGGCCTGTGAGATCTGTGGCAAGATTTTTCGGGACGTGTACCACCTGAACCGGCACAAGCTGTCGCACTCCGGCGAGAAGCCATATTCTTGTCCAGTGTGTGGGCTACGGTTCAAGCGGAAAGACAGGATGTCCTATCACGTTCGGTCTCACGATGGCTCTGTGGGAAAGCCCTACATCTGCCAGAGCTGTGGAAAAGGCTTCTCCAG GCCAGACCACTTGAATGGGCACATCAAACAGGTGCACACGTCGGAGAGACCTCATAAGTGTCAG ACTCCGAATGGGGAAGGAAGCCCTCTACAGAGCCAG CAGGAAAATGGCAGCCATCCTGGAATAAGCTCAGAGACATCCACAGCCATAGAAAAGTTGAAACTTCAAGAG ACCTGTAATGCTTCCTTTGCCACCCGTGACCGACTGCGCTCACACTTAGCATGCCATGAAGACAAAGTTCCATGCCAGGTGTGTGGAAAGTACTTGCGGGCAGCATATATGGCAGATCATTTGAAGAAACATAGCGAAGGACCAAGCAACTTCTGCACTATCTGTAACCGAG GTTTCTCCTCTGCCTCCTACTTAAAGGTCCATGTTAAAACCCACCACGGTGTTCCCCTTCCCCAGGTCTCCAGGCACCAGGAGCCCATCCCGAATGGGGGAGCAGCGTTCCACTGCGTCAGGACCTATGGCATCAAAG AAGGCCAGAAATGCTCACATTCGGACCCGATTGAGAGTTCTGATTCCTACGGCGACCTCTCTGATGCTAGTGACCTCAAGACTCCTGAGAAACAGAGTGCCAATGGGTCCTTCTCCTGTGATATGGCAGTcaccaaaaacaaaatggagccGGAGGGAGAGAAGAAGTACCCCTGCCCTGAATGTGGCAGCTTTTTCAGATCCAAGTCTTATCTGAACAAACATATACAGAAAGTTCACGTCAGAGCCCTTGGGGGCCCATTGGGGGACCTGGGTCCTGCTCTAGGGTCCCCCTTTTCACCCCAACAGAACATGTCTCTTCTGGAGTCATTTGGGTTTCAGATCGTCCAGTCAGCATTTGCATCATCCCTGGTGGATCCAGAGGTCGACCAGCAACCAATGGGGCCAGAGGGGAAATGA